One window of the Fibrobacter sp. genome contains the following:
- a CDS encoding DUF3575 domain-containing protein, translated as MLRLLLMLAMLLSAVLPSSAQEAGDRHVMGVSTNIPYDFTYVPGYGLTSVPSFSLEFYPASSEHITFGADVEWPMWKHPEEHRYLQVNNITLWLRRYFKSCEASFSGTYLFWNANIARYGVGFDKKGWEGEGVGTSLGIGYKKML; from the coding sequence ATGTTACGCTTATTACTCATGCTTGCGATGCTGCTCTCAGCAGTTCTTCCGTCCTCCGCACAGGAGGCAGGGGACAGGCATGTCATGGGTGTAAGCACCAACATTCCCTACGATTTCACCTACGTACCCGGTTACGGCCTCACCTCTGTTCCCAGCTTCAGTCTGGAGTTTTATCCGGCCTCGTCCGAACACATCACCTTCGGTGCGGATGTGGAGTGGCCCATGTGGAAACACCCCGAGGAGCACCGCTATCTCCAGGTGAACAACATCACCCTGTGGCTGAGGCGCTATTTCAAGTCTTGCGAAGCCAGTTTCTCCGGAACCTACCTGTTCTGGAACGCCAATATAGCCAGATACGGCGTCGGTTTCGACAAAAAAGGCTGGGAAGGCGAAGGCGTGGGCACGTCCCTGGGCATCGGTTACAAGAAGATGCTCG